The following are encoded together in the Arcticibacterium luteifluviistationis genome:
- a CDS encoding ABC transporter ATP-binding protein, protein MQEEKVSGKIFDKAVLKRLLTFIVPYKFRFILLVGLILMGAVLSPIMPLLIKYTIDGPITNGDYPGLSKMLMLMIALLFSSSILTFFNTYLAGWLGQHIIRDIRVQLYEKILSLKLRFFDETPIGRLVTRTISDIETLSNVFSSGFAAIAGDILQLVLIMAVMFYTDWRLSLISLSTIPFMLISTYIFKEKVKKSFNKVRNAVSNLNSFMQEQITGMSLVQVFNSEDISFKKFLNINKNHRHANIQSILYYSIYYPVVEVISALGVGLVVWYGAREILNPAADVTFGTITAFIMFINQFFRPIRMIADRVNTLQMGIVSTDRILKVLDSDEFIQNNGSITDPIKGKVSFEKVWFAYKDENYVLKDISFEVKEGETVAFVGATGAGKSSIVNLLTRFYEINKGQIKIDGINVNDFEISHLRREIGMVLQDVFLFSDTIRNNITLGDNSITDQQIIEAAKMVGVHNFIMQLPGNYDYNVMERGATLSVGQRQLISFVRAMVQNPNIIVLDEATSSIDTESEELIQKAIEKLMKGRTAVVIAHRLSTIQKAHKIVVVDKGRIVEMGTHEELLKNQNAYANLYEMQYAAALT, encoded by the coding sequence TTGCAAGAAGAAAAAGTTAGTGGAAAAATATTTGATAAGGCCGTATTAAAAAGGCTTTTGACGTTCATTGTACCTTACAAATTTAGGTTTATCTTATTGGTAGGGCTCATTTTAATGGGGGCGGTACTTTCGCCAATAATGCCCTTGCTTATTAAATATACCATTGACGGGCCTATTACTAATGGAGACTATCCTGGCTTAAGCAAAATGCTTATGCTCATGATAGCACTGCTATTTTCTTCATCCATTTTAACTTTTTTCAATACCTACTTAGCCGGCTGGCTTGGTCAGCATATCATAAGAGATATTAGAGTACAGCTGTACGAAAAAATTCTAAGTCTAAAACTTCGTTTTTTTGATGAAACGCCCATAGGAAGATTAGTTACTAGAACTATTTCTGATATAGAGACGCTATCAAATGTTTTCAGTTCCGGCTTTGCGGCCATCGCTGGTGATATATTACAGCTAGTATTAATAATGGCGGTAATGTTCTATACCGATTGGCGACTTTCGCTGATTAGTTTGAGTACTATTCCGTTTATGCTTATCAGTACCTATATTTTTAAAGAAAAGGTAAAAAAGTCTTTTAATAAGGTACGAAATGCAGTTTCAAACCTCAATAGTTTTATGCAAGAGCAAATCACAGGAATGAGCTTGGTGCAAGTTTTCAATTCTGAAGATATCTCTTTCAAAAAGTTTCTTAACATAAATAAGAACCATCGTCACGCCAATATTCAATCGATACTTTACTACTCTATTTATTATCCGGTGGTGGAAGTTATTTCGGCATTAGGAGTAGGTTTGGTAGTTTGGTATGGGGCCAGAGAAATTCTAAACCCAGCGGCTGATGTTACTTTTGGTACTATTACTGCCTTTATCATGTTTATAAATCAATTCTTTAGACCAATAAGAATGATTGCAGATAGAGTCAATACCCTTCAAATGGGAATTGTGAGCACGGATAGAATTTTAAAAGTCTTAGACAGTGATGAATTTATCCAAAACAACGGAAGCATCACCGATCCTATTAAGGGTAAAGTGAGTTTTGAAAAAGTTTGGTTTGCATATAAAGATGAAAATTACGTTTTAAAAGATATCTCGTTTGAAGTTAAAGAAGGTGAAACAGTAGCCTTTGTAGGAGCTACAGGAGCAGGAAAAAGCTCTATTGTCAATCTTTTGACGCGTTTCTATGAAATAAACAAGGGTCAAATAAAAATTGATGGCATAAATGTCAACGACTTTGAGATATCACACCTTAGAAGGGAAATAGGAATGGTATTGCAAGATGTATTCTTGTTTTCAGACACCATAAGAAATAACATTACTTTAGGAGATAACTCCATCACAGACCAACAAATTATAGAAGCTGCAAAAATGGTAGGAGTCCATAATTTTATTATGCAACTACCTGGTAACTATGATTATAATGTAATGGAACGTGGGGCTACGTTGTCAGTAGGACAACGTCAATTAATTTCTTTCGTCAGGGCAATGGTCCAAAATCCAAACATCATAGTTTTAGATGAAGCTACCTCTTCCATAGATACAGAATCTGAAGAGTTGATACAAAAAGCCATAGAAAAACTAATGAAAGGACGTACAGCAGTGGTGATTGCACACAGGCTAAGTACTATCCAAAAGGCTCATAAAATAGTGGTGGTTGATAAGGGTAGAATAGTAGAAATGGGTACACATGAAGAACTACTAAAAAACCAAAATGCTTATGCAAATCTTTATGAAATGCAGTACGCTGCCGCATTGACTTAA
- a CDS encoding WG repeat-containing protein yields MKPLKNLNRFILTTLILGIIFNVNAAGIEKSQPPYSLTAGYVFKDGLSKIKINGKFGFLNKTGNIIVPCDYDQASDFNNGLAIVRKGKKYGFISNTGNLITPLAYEALESYNGDRALFKKDGKYGFLDLSGNEVIANKFEAALTFEGDYAVFTENMLAGYMDRNGNTVIKPQYNFALNFTEGLAPVMKDGKWGYINTTGKTEIDFKFDFASNLKEGRATVRKDGKAAVINTKGSFVTDYNFDNVSEFVNGYAVFIQDGSFGIMTKKGNVTVSGYNRIVQSSNGYYAFKRNHLWGFMDVNGDELVIPVFNKVGDFKEGFAKVQSNGKYGFINEMGKIVIPIIYDTANSFSDGMASVQLNGTYLFLNTQAETKLTVAIDKNSNPERVIVNVNNNEMFFTNGKLQLATAF; encoded by the coding sequence ATGAAACCCTTAAAGAACTTAAACCGCTTCATTCTTACGACCCTTATTTTAGGCATCATATTTAATGTCAATGCCGCTGGTATAGAAAAGAGTCAACCTCCATATTCTCTTACTGCAGGATATGTTTTTAAGGATGGTCTTTCCAAAATAAAAATCAACGGGAAATTCGGTTTTTTAAATAAAACGGGAAACATAATAGTTCCTTGTGACTATGACCAAGCTTCAGACTTCAACAATGGCTTAGCCATTGTTAGAAAAGGAAAGAAGTATGGTTTTATTTCTAACACAGGAAACTTAATAACTCCATTGGCATATGAAGCACTTGAATCATATAATGGAGACAGAGCTTTATTCAAAAAAGATGGCAAATACGGATTCCTTGACCTTTCAGGAAATGAGGTTATTGCTAACAAATTTGAAGCTGCATTGACTTTTGAAGGAGATTACGCTGTTTTTACAGAAAACATGTTAGCTGGTTATATGGATAGAAACGGTAATACAGTAATTAAGCCACAGTATAATTTTGCTCTGAATTTCACAGAAGGTTTAGCTCCTGTAATGAAAGATGGCAAGTGGGGATATATTAACACCACTGGTAAAACTGAGATTGATTTTAAATTTGATTTTGCTTCAAACTTGAAAGAAGGCAGAGCCACAGTAAGAAAAGATGGTAAAGCCGCGGTGATTAACACTAAAGGTTCATTTGTAACAGATTATAACTTTGATAATGTTTCTGAGTTTGTAAATGGTTATGCCGTATTTATTCAAGATGGTTCTTTTGGAATCATGACTAAAAAAGGAAATGTAACAGTTTCTGGTTATAACAGAATAGTACAATCCAGCAATGGTTATTACGCCTTCAAAAGGAATCACCTTTGGGGATTCATGGACGTGAATGGTGACGAATTAGTTATTCCAGTCTTTAATAAAGTAGGAGATTTCAAAGAAGGCTTCGCTAAAGTACAGAGTAACGGAAAATACGGTTTTATCAACGAGATGGGAAAAATTGTAATTCCAATCATCTATGACACAGCAAATAGTTTTTCAGACGGAATGGCATCTGTACAATTAAATGGAACCTATTTATTCTTAAATACTCAAGCGGAAACTAAGCTTACCGTAGCAATTGATAAGAATTCGAATCCAGAAAGAGTAATTGTAAATGTAAATAATAATGAAATGTTTTTTACTAACGGAAAACTTCAGTTAGCAACCGCCTTTTAA
- a CDS encoding WG repeat-containing protein: protein MKKLKTSLTIIFCILQFTLFANPIQSFHAGYSFKEGRCKIKIDNKFGFMDKEGKIVIPCNYDHVSDFHMGVAIVRIGKNFGFISKNGKTLTPLIYESLEGFQGNRALFKKDGKYGYLDNNGKEFISAQFEAALGFEGDYAVFTQNRLSGFINRQGEVLLNPQFDFALNFTEGLAPVMKNGNWFYVDTNGETKIKEDYDFASNFNEGIATVRKDGKAAIINKEGVNITDFEFDNISEFSNGYALFIKDGKFGTMNKKGKIQISGLDKIIQSSSNIMAFKKNNLWGYLLPNGTEVITPIYNKAGEFNHGLAKVNINGKYGFINKSGKLIIPAKYDTAGTYSDGLISLVLKNTYYFLDNKASQKLVLTMEENNSESEHIMITVNENEMVYSNGKLEFASK, encoded by the coding sequence ATGAAAAAGCTAAAAACCTCACTAACAATTATTTTTTGTATTCTTCAGTTCACATTATTTGCTAACCCTATTCAGAGTTTCCATGCTGGTTACTCATTCAAAGAAGGAAGATGTAAAATCAAAATTGACAATAAGTTTGGTTTTATGGACAAAGAAGGGAAAATCGTGATTCCATGTAACTATGATCATGTTTCTGATTTCCATATGGGTGTGGCTATTGTTCGAATTGGAAAAAACTTTGGTTTTATTTCTAAAAATGGTAAAACTCTTACCCCCCTTATTTATGAATCCTTAGAGGGTTTTCAAGGAAACCGAGCCTTGTTTAAAAAAGATGGTAAATATGGATACCTAGATAACAATGGCAAAGAATTCATCTCCGCACAGTTTGAAGCAGCATTAGGCTTTGAGGGCGACTATGCTGTCTTTACACAGAATAGGTTATCAGGTTTCATAAATAGACAAGGAGAGGTGCTATTAAATCCACAGTTTGATTTCGCCCTCAATTTCACTGAAGGCTTAGCCCCAGTAATGAAGAATGGGAACTGGTTTTACGTGGATACAAATGGAGAAACAAAAATTAAAGAAGATTATGATTTTGCTTCAAACTTTAATGAGGGAATTGCCACTGTAAGAAAGGACGGCAAGGCCGCTATAATTAATAAAGAAGGAGTAAATATTACAGATTTTGAATTTGATAACATTTCTGAGTTTTCTAACGGCTATGCCTTATTCATCAAGGATGGCAAATTCGGAACTATGAATAAAAAAGGGAAAATTCAGATTTCAGGATTGGACAAAATAATTCAATCAAGTAGCAATATAATGGCCTTCAAAAAAAACAACCTTTGGGGCTACCTTCTACCAAATGGCACAGAAGTCATTACACCAATTTATAATAAGGCAGGAGAGTTTAATCATGGCCTTGCTAAGGTCAATATTAATGGGAAATATGGCTTTATCAATAAGTCTGGTAAGCTAATCATTCCTGCTAAATATGATACTGCGGGGACCTATTCTGACGGTCTTATCTCATTAGTGCTTAAAAACACCTACTACTTTCTTGATAATAAAGCTTCCCAAAAGTTGGTATTAACTATGGAAGAAAACAATTCTGAATCTGAACATATAATGATAACGGTTAACGAAAATGAAATGGTTTATAGTAATGGAAAACTAGAGTTTGCTTCAAAGTAA
- a CDS encoding WG repeat-containing protein, giving the protein MKYKFTLTLKLLLLGSFFAVQAETSEKNYLPSSSFNASYSFKEGRCKIKINNLYGFINRDGSILIPCKFDYASDFQNGFSIVKKDNKYGLILKNGVNSTPMIYDYLEPFQGNRALFKKDGKYGYLNLMGEEVIENKYAFARAFKNDLAIITVNNRTGFINRDGKIIISPKYDLANSFSEGLAPVMKNGKWGYVNAKDELVIRFKFKAASAFKDGLATVIYDKKTLIINKKGNAKSKKSFDNVSEFVKGYALCYKDGKYGIISKKGELKISGLNKMKQSNNGLYAFSRNDLWGYMLPTGEEIATPTFSSVGDFYDGLAKVQIDQKYGFINEQGNVVIPIIYDSANDFSEGLVSVKINNDYFFLDQDGIEQLVFSLDSTSVAEKIIVKVNQNKLLYNDGKLVTASLD; this is encoded by the coding sequence ATGAAATATAAATTTACATTAACCTTAAAGCTTCTACTTCTGGGGAGTTTCTTTGCCGTTCAGGCCGAGACCTCGGAAAAGAACTACCTACCAAGTTCAAGCTTCAATGCGAGCTATTCTTTTAAGGAAGGAAGGTGTAAAATTAAGATAAATAACCTTTACGGCTTCATTAATAGAGATGGTAGCATTCTTATACCATGTAAATTTGATTACGCTTCTGACTTTCAGAATGGCTTTTCCATTGTCAAAAAAGACAACAAATACGGACTCATTCTAAAAAATGGAGTTAATTCAACTCCAATGATTTATGATTACTTAGAACCTTTTCAAGGAAATAGAGCACTTTTTAAAAAAGATGGAAAATATGGCTACCTAAACTTAATGGGTGAGGAAGTAATAGAAAATAAATATGCATTTGCAAGGGCGTTTAAAAACGACTTGGCCATAATTACGGTAAACAATAGAACTGGCTTCATTAATAGAGATGGTAAAATCATAATATCGCCAAAGTATGACCTAGCAAACAGCTTCTCAGAAGGTTTAGCACCAGTGATGAAAAATGGCAAATGGGGCTATGTAAATGCAAAAGATGAACTTGTCATCAGATTTAAATTTAAAGCGGCTTCAGCTTTTAAAGATGGTTTAGCCACTGTTATTTATGACAAAAAAACGCTAATAATTAACAAGAAAGGAAACGCTAAAAGTAAAAAGAGTTTTGATAACGTAAGCGAATTCGTTAAAGGTTATGCTCTTTGTTATAAAGACGGGAAGTATGGCATAATAAGTAAGAAAGGAGAACTTAAAATATCCGGACTGAACAAAATGAAACAGAGTAATAATGGGCTGTATGCATTTAGTCGTAATGACCTTTGGGGTTATATGTTGCCCACCGGAGAAGAGATAGCCACCCCAACATTCAGTAGTGTAGGCGACTTTTATGATGGCCTTGCAAAAGTCCAGATTGACCAAAAATATGGTTTCATAAACGAGCAGGGGAACGTAGTTATTCCTATCATTTATGATTCTGCCAATGATTTTTCTGAGGGTTTGGTGTCCGTAAAAATCAATAATGATTACTTCTTTTTAGACCAAGACGGCATAGAGCAATTAGTGTTTTCACTTGATTCCACATCGGTAGCAGAAAAAATCATAGTTAAGGTCAACCAAAATAAACTCCTATATAATGATGGCAAACTCGTAACAGCCTCATTAGACTAA
- a CDS encoding WG repeat-containing protein, with product MKFKLLIVITFLFISTASMAFVIQEKDNYLPASSFNASYSFKDGMCKIKINGLYGFMNKEGRILIPCNYEYASDFQNGFAIVRNDNKFGYVLKNGTKLTEVKYEYLEPFNGDRALFKKDGKFGFLNSSGEEVIANTFETAMSFERDAAVISLNGKTGFINRKGISIIDPVYDFALGFAEGLAPVMKDGKWGYINEKNKVVLDFKFDIASTFKEGIATVILEGKTTIINQKGNSLTKQEFDNVSEFVDGHALCFKNGEFGIINNKGNVKVAGLQRAVQSNNGLYAISRNNLWGFISTEGEELVTPIFSSVGDFHEGLAKVQMDGKFGFINEYGEVIIPLIYDSARDFSDGMVSVKLGDTYFFLDDFGTEKLAFSLDRRSSVDNIIVKVNQTELLYNDGQLITASLKK from the coding sequence ATGAAGTTCAAATTATTAATCGTCATCACTTTCCTTTTCATTAGCACAGCTTCTATGGCTTTTGTTATACAAGAAAAAGATAACTACCTACCAGCATCAAGTTTTAATGCTAGTTATTCTTTTAAGGATGGAATGTGCAAGATAAAAATCAATGGCCTTTATGGTTTCATGAATAAGGAAGGTAGAATTCTAATTCCATGTAATTATGAGTACGCTTCAGACTTCCAGAATGGTTTCGCCATTGTGAGGAATGATAACAAGTTTGGCTATGTTCTGAAAAACGGCACTAAACTTACCGAAGTTAAATATGAATACCTGGAGCCTTTTAATGGTGACAGAGCACTTTTCAAAAAAGATGGCAAATTTGGTTTCCTAAATAGCAGCGGAGAAGAAGTTATTGCAAATACTTTTGAAACTGCAATGAGCTTTGAACGAGATGCTGCTGTTATTTCCCTTAATGGCAAAACTGGATTCATAAATAGAAAAGGAATATCAATTATTGACCCTGTTTATGATTTCGCACTTGGTTTTGCCGAAGGCCTAGCACCAGTTATGAAAGATGGCAAATGGGGATACATTAATGAAAAAAATAAGGTAGTATTAGATTTTAAGTTTGACATAGCTTCTACTTTTAAAGAAGGCATAGCTACAGTTATTTTGGAAGGTAAAACCACAATTATTAATCAAAAAGGAAATAGTTTGACCAAACAAGAGTTTGATAACGTTTCTGAATTTGTGGATGGTCATGCTCTTTGTTTTAAAAATGGAGAATTCGGTATCATAAATAATAAAGGAAACGTTAAAGTAGCTGGCTTACAAAGAGCCGTTCAATCTAATAACGGTCTGTACGCAATTAGCAGAAACAATCTTTGGGGTTTCATTTCTACCGAGGGTGAAGAATTAGTAACACCTATATTCAGCAGCGTGGGCGACTTTCACGAAGGTTTAGCAAAAGTTCAAATGGATGGTAAGTTTGGGTTTATCAACGAGTATGGAGAAGTGATTATACCTCTTATATATGATTCAGCAAGAGACTTTTCTGACGGAATGGTTTCCGTAAAACTTGGAGATACCTATTTCTTCCTTGATGATTTCGGAACAGAGAAACTAGCATTCTCATTGGACCGCAGGTCTTCTGTTGACAACATTATTGTGAAGGTTAATCAAACGGAATTACTATACAATGACGGTCAGTTAATAACAGCATCGTTAAAAAAATAA
- a CDS encoding aconitate hydratase: MAFNIDIIKALYSQLAGKVEAARKITGKPLTLSEKILYSHLSSEETPRAFSRGKDYVDFAPDRIACQDATAQMALLQFMQAGKAQVAVPTTVHCDHLIQAKLGADKDLQAALNSSNEVFNFLESVSRKYGIGFWKPGAGIIHQVVLENYAFPGGMMIGTDSHTVNAGGLGMVAIGVGGADAVDVMVGMPWELKFPKLIGVKLTGKLSGWSSPKDVILKVAGILTAKGGTDAIVEYFGEGAASMSCTGKGTICNMGAEIGATTSTFGYDDSMERYLRATGRDDVADAANEVREHLNGDPEVYANPEQYFDQVIEIDLNTLLPHLNGPFTPDLATPVGEMTEKATKNDWPLDVEWGLIGSCTNSSYEDLSRAASVAKQAIEKGLKTKAEFGINPGSEQVRFTAERDGLLQVFEDLDATIFTNACGPCIGQWARAGAEDKKKNTIVHSFNRNFAKRADGNPNTHAFVGSPELVAAVAIAGRLDFNPITDTLTNDKGEQVKFEEPTGLELPPLGFDVEDAGYLEPDADGSGIAINVKEDSERLQLLESFSPWDGKNISGAKLLIKAYGKCTTDHISMAGPWLRFRGHLDNIANNTLIGGVNAFNMETNSVKSQITGEYGAVPDTQRAYKAVGIPTVIIGDHNYGEGSSREHAAMQPRHLGVSVVMVKSFARIHETNLKKQGVLALTFANSDDYDKIQEDDTFNFTDLADFAPQKQITIELVHSDGSKDTILGNHTYNEAQIEWFKAGSALNLIKLKNK; the protein is encoded by the coding sequence ATGGCATTCAATATTGATATCATAAAGGCTCTTTATAGTCAATTGGCTGGTAAAGTAGAGGCAGCAAGAAAAATCACAGGGAAACCTTTAACCCTATCTGAAAAAATATTGTACTCTCACCTTTCTTCAGAAGAAACCCCAAGGGCTTTCAGCAGAGGTAAAGATTATGTAGACTTTGCTCCAGATAGAATTGCATGTCAAGATGCTACGGCTCAAATGGCTTTGCTTCAGTTTATGCAAGCTGGTAAGGCACAAGTAGCTGTTCCTACCACAGTTCACTGTGACCACCTTATTCAAGCCAAATTAGGTGCTGATAAGGATTTACAAGCCGCTTTGAATTCAAGTAATGAAGTTTTTAACTTTCTAGAATCTGTTTCTAGAAAATATGGTATTGGTTTTTGGAAGCCAGGTGCTGGTATAATTCACCAAGTAGTTTTAGAAAACTATGCATTCCCTGGAGGAATGATGATTGGTACAGATTCTCACACTGTAAACGCCGGCGGACTAGGAATGGTTGCTATTGGAGTTGGTGGAGCTGATGCCGTTGACGTAATGGTGGGTATGCCATGGGAGCTTAAATTCCCTAAACTTATTGGTGTTAAATTGACTGGAAAACTTTCTGGTTGGTCTTCTCCGAAAGATGTTATTCTTAAAGTAGCAGGTATTTTGACTGCTAAAGGTGGTACAGATGCTATTGTAGAATACTTTGGCGAAGGAGCCGCTTCTATGTCTTGTACTGGTAAAGGAACTATCTGTAATATGGGAGCTGAAATTGGAGCAACCACTTCTACATTTGGTTATGACGACTCTATGGAGCGTTACCTTAGAGCTACGGGAAGAGACGACGTGGCTGATGCTGCCAACGAAGTTAGAGAGCACCTTAATGGTGACCCAGAGGTTTATGCTAACCCTGAGCAATACTTCGACCAAGTGATTGAAATTGACCTTAATACATTATTACCTCACCTTAACGGTCCTTTTACACCAGATTTGGCTACGCCAGTAGGTGAAATGACTGAGAAAGCTACTAAAAACGATTGGCCTTTAGATGTAGAGTGGGGTTTAATTGGTTCTTGTACTAACTCTTCTTACGAAGATTTATCAAGAGCAGCTTCTGTGGCAAAACAAGCCATTGAAAAAGGACTTAAAACTAAAGCTGAATTTGGTATTAACCCAGGTTCTGAGCAAGTAAGATTTACTGCAGAAAGAGATGGTCTTCTTCAAGTTTTTGAAGATTTAGACGCTACTATCTTTACTAACGCTTGTGGACCTTGTATTGGCCAATGGGCTAGAGCAGGTGCTGAAGACAAAAAGAAGAACACTATTGTTCACTCTTTTAACAGAAACTTTGCAAAAAGAGCTGACGGAAACCCTAACACACATGCGTTTGTAGGTTCTCCAGAATTAGTAGCTGCGGTAGCTATTGCAGGTAGATTAGACTTCAACCCTATCACAGATACACTTACTAATGATAAAGGAGAGCAAGTTAAGTTTGAAGAGCCTACTGGTCTTGAACTTCCTCCTTTGGGTTTTGATGTAGAAGATGCTGGTTATTTAGAGCCAGATGCTGACGGAAGTGGAATTGCTATTAACGTTAAAGAAGATTCTGAGCGTTTGCAATTATTAGAATCATTTAGCCCATGGGATGGCAAAAATATTTCTGGAGCTAAACTTCTTATCAAAGCATACGGAAAATGTACTACTGACCATATTTCTATGGCAGGTCCATGGTTACGTTTTAGAGGTCACCTAGATAATATTGCTAACAATACGCTAATTGGTGGTGTAAATGCATTCAACATGGAGACTAACTCTGTGAAGAGTCAAATTACTGGCGAATACGGTGCTGTGCCTGATACACAAAGAGCTTACAAAGCAGTTGGCATCCCTACTGTGATTATTGGAGACCACAACTACGGTGAAGGTTCTTCAAGAGAACACGCAGCCATGCAGCCAAGACACTTAGGTGTTAGTGTGGTAATGGTCAAATCTTTTGCTCGTATTCACGAGACTAATCTTAAGAAGCAAGGTGTTTTAGCATTAACTTTTGCTAATTCTGATGACTATGATAAAATCCAAGAAGACGATACTTTCAACTTCACAGACTTAGCTGACTTTGCTCCACAAAAGCAAATCACTATAGAGCTAGTTCATAGTGACGGAAGTAAAGACACTATCTTAGGAAATCATACTTATAATGAGGCTCAAATAGAATGGTTTAAAGCAGGTTCTGCTCTTAACCTTATCAAGCTTAAAAATAAATAA
- a CDS encoding alkaline phosphatase family protein: MKKVLLALLLFSISPVFGQQKKCLLVLLDGIPADVLEKTATPNIDAVAKKGAYARAYVGGEKGGASESPTISAVGYNSMLTGTWANKHNVWGNAIKKPNYAYPTIFKAARDSNPETSLGIYSTWEDNRTKLLGEGLPETNKLSLNYIFDGYELDTLTFPHDEQREYIKNIDNLVVAEAAKSIKKDAPDLSWVYLEYTDDIGHKFGDSPEMTAAVKLADQQIGQLYAAIKEREKKHKEEWLLIITTDHGRSPENGKGHGGQSDRERTTWLVSNQSNVNERFRNGLAIVDIFPTVAQFLKIQLDKSIAEQLDGVSFLE; the protein is encoded by the coding sequence ATGAAAAAAGTACTCCTCGCTCTATTACTCTTCTCTATTTCTCCCGTATTCGGTCAACAGAAAAAATGCCTTCTGGTTCTTTTAGACGGTATACCGGCAGATGTTTTAGAGAAAACAGCTACGCCAAACATTGACGCAGTTGCTAAAAAAGGAGCTTACGCTAGAGCCTATGTAGGTGGCGAAAAAGGTGGAGCTTCAGAGTCACCTACTATTTCGGCGGTGGGTTATAATAGCATGCTTACTGGCACCTGGGCAAACAAACATAATGTATGGGGCAATGCCATAAAAAAGCCAAACTACGCCTACCCTACCATCTTTAAAGCTGCCAGAGATTCAAATCCTGAAACAAGTCTTGGCATATATTCAACTTGGGAAGATAATAGGACAAAGCTCTTAGGCGAAGGACTCCCCGAAACTAATAAGCTAAGCCTTAATTATATATTTGATGGTTATGAACTTGACACGCTTACTTTCCCGCACGACGAGCAAAGAGAATACATCAAGAACATTGACAATTTAGTAGTAGCAGAGGCTGCGAAAAGTATCAAAAAAGATGCTCCTGACCTTTCTTGGGTATATTTAGAATATACCGACGACATCGGTCATAAATTTGGCGACAGCCCCGAAATGACTGCTGCCGTAAAACTCGCCGACCAACAAATAGGTCAATTATATGCAGCCATTAAAGAACGTGAGAAAAAACATAAGGAAGAGTGGCTTCTAATTATCACCACAGACCACGGCAGAAGCCCCGAAAACGGAAAAGGACATGGAGGCCAGTCTGACAGAGAAAGAACCACCTGGCTAGTCTCAAACCAGTCAAACGTAAACGAAAGGTTTAGGAATGGTCTTGCTATTGTAGATATCTTCCCTACTGTAGCTCAGTTCTTGAAGATTCAACTTGATAAATCGATAGCTGAGCAGTTAGATGGGGTTTCGTTTTTAGAGTAA